TGAATTCCATGTCAGACAGTTGCAATTTGATAGATACTTAGGTATGTCTTGATTGATTTTTAAACTAACCTTCTTAAAATCCTATATAGGTATCTCATCGTAATTGATGACATATGGGATGAAGAGGCGTGGGGAATTATCAAGTGTGCTTTCTCTGAGAGCGGTCTTGGTAGTACTGTGATAACGACAACCCGCAACATCAATGTTTCTAAAGCTTGCAGCATATCAGGTGATGACATGATCTATCAGATGAAACCTCTTAGCGAAGACGACTCCAAGAGCCTCTTCTATAAAAGAATATTTCCTCAAGAGACTGGTTGTCCTCATGAATTGGAACAGGTATCCAAAAACATCTTGAAGAAATGTGGCGGAGTACCACTAGCCATCATTACCGTAGCTAGTCTTTTAGCTACTAGTGATGAACAGATAAAGCCAAAGTATCAATGGGAAACATTACACAATTCTATTGGCCGTGGACTTGCAGAAGGTGGTAGTGTGAAGGACATGCAGAGAATACTATCCTTTAGTTATTATGACCTACCTTCTCATCTAAAGACTTGCTTATTATATCTCAGTATATTCCCGGAAGATTTTGAGATTATGAAAGACCGGTTGATATGGAGGTGGATAGCTGAAGGCTTTGTGCAAGGtggaaaacaagaaactagACTTTATGAGCTCGGGGAGAGCTATTTCAATGAGCTCGCAAATAGAAACTTGATTCAGCCAGTTTATGATGATCATAAGGTGGTAGCTTGCCGTGTGCATGACATGGTACTTGATCTCATATGTTCCATGTCCAGCGAAGAGAACTTTGTCACTATACTAGATGGTACCCAACAAAGCAAACATAATTTACACAGCAAAGTTCGCCGGTTATCCTTTCAGAATAGCATGTCAGAGCTCACCACACATTGGGTTGATGTCACGAGTATGTCGCAGCTGAGGTCTGTTACTCTCTTTAGAACTGATGTTGATTTGATGCAGACTGCTCTTTCTTGCTTTCAAGTTCTGCGTGTATTGGATTTAGAAGGTTGCAATTTTGGGAAAAGTGGCCACAAGATTGATCTTAAGCCAATTGAGAATTTATTGCACCTGAGGTACCTAGGGCTACGAGTAGGAGGTACATGTGTTGGCGTTCTCCCTGTAGATATCGGAAAGTTAAAGTTTCTGGAGACTTTGGATTTAAGAAGTGGATCAGAGGAGCCATTAGTGGTGCCATCAAGTGTTGTTCAGCTAAGACATTTGATGTGCCTACACCTTTATTGGAAGAATACAAAAATACCGACTGGGATGGGGAACCTGGCGTCCTTAGAAGAGGTGACTGGACTGTGGGTTGATGGTTCTTCCGCTATTGAGAAAGAGCTAGGCCAGTTGCAGGAGCTGAGGGTGCTTGAGATTTATGTGTGTGTGGATGATGAGAGCGTGTGTAGTTCTTTGGTGGCGTCCCTGGGCAATCTACGGAAATTGCAAAGTCTAACAATATGGAATGATGGCAAATCAAGGTTTGATGTCTGCTGGAACAGCTTGGTGCCCCCTCCTTACCTAAGTAGCATTGAGTTTTGTTACTGTACCTCGACATTGCCAACTTGGATTAATTCAGCATCGCTTccgctcctctcctccctgaCATTAGGTGTGGATAGAGTGTGTCTGGAGGTTGATATTCAGATCCTTGGGAAGCTGCCCGCTCTCTGTGATCTCAAGATATTCACCACCAAAGCTCAGTGCACTCGCGTAGAAAGGTTCATCGTTGGCGCTGATGCATTCCCATGTTTGAGGGAGTGCGGTTTCGGTTATTTTCAGACTGGGCCATCTATGTTTCCACGAGGAGCTATGCCAAGGCTTGAAATCCTCCTGTTCTGTGCCCGAGCGTCGCACATCGCTAGTGGAGAACTGGACGTCAGCATGGAGCACCTCCCTTCCCTGCAGAGAGTCCGCGTTATCCTTTGGCGTGAGAAAGCAGCTGGCGGCACTTCAGACGAGTTTGAGGAAGCAAAAGCTGCGCTGAGGCTTGCAGCAGACGCCCATCCCAACCGCCCCACCCTTCTTATCGATCATTATCGTAAGTCCGTTCTCTCAGCTGGCGTGTGTAggcattaattaattaacttagATGTCTCTCCCTCACCAAACAATGTCTACATGCTCATTCCTTCTTTTTGTTTATCAGATACTCCCTTGGAAtcggaagaagatgaagaagaggagcatGCAGATTCAGGAGTTGCCGCCGGCCCGGGACAGACTGAGAAagcgagctagctagcaaccCATCCCCATCCTCGTCCAATTCGAATCTGCAGGTGATTAAGCAGTAGCTGGCAGCCTATCCCCATACGTGCATGTGTGTATTAATTTTTTCAATCTACGCGATATAGTATATGTAGTcccaaagtttagcaccgtcATGTATACGACTGTCTACTTTAACCCAAATTTATTTGTTGTTTGACTTTCgtacaaataagaaaaaaacgaCGTGACTACGCAACTTCCGTGTGCCCAACATATAGCCTTCGCAAttctatctattatatactactagtacagtacccgtgcgttgccacggtctcttaaacatgtgcacgcgaaaattcatgtttatacaaaacataacaatataattggACATTCAAGCAAAATGATCTCGGGGCCGATGCTAGAAGCCGTGGCCACGGACATGGCACCCAGtccacgccgcccgcccgccgtgGTTGGCGTCAGAGCACGTGGTGACGCAGTGCACGAGGAACTGTGCGGCGGTGGATAGCGCCGATCAGCCCTGGACCCCTTTGCTCGTCTCTTGCAAGATAATCTAATCCGGCGCAGACACGTATCGAGAACGGTCACCGCAGGGAGGTGCTGCGCGGGCAGTTGAGTCGGCGGGAAGACAGCACTATGGGAATAGGAATAGGAAGGTTCGATGGAGTGTAAGGAGACACAGAAAATCAGAACATGCACGAAAATTGATGCAtgatggacgacgacgacgaaggaaaccttcttgcttttattattagggattattatattttgttaTACCCTCAAACCCATGTTCGAGGGTATGCCATTTCTATCGTTTTCAGACTGGGCCATATATGTTTCCACGAGGAGCTCTGCCAAGGCTTGAATACCTCTGGTTCTCTGCCCGAGCATCGCACATTACAGGTGGTGAACTGGACGTCAGCATGGAGCACCTCCCTTCCCTCCAGCAAGTCGGCGTTTGGCTTTGGCCTGAGAAAGCAGCTGGCGGCACTTCAAACGAGTGTGAGGAGGCAGATGCTGCAGTGAGGCTTGCAGCAGACGCCCATCCCAACCGCCCCACCCTTGCGATCTATCATCATTGTAAGTCCATTCTCTCAGCTGGCGTGTGTAGACATAAATTAATTTACTGAGACGTCTCTTCGTCACCAAACATTGTCTACTTACTcattccttctctttttttatcaGCTTGTCCCTTCAAATCgtatgaagatgaagaagaggagcatGCAGATTCAGGAGTTGTAACCGGCCCGGGATCGACTGAGAAAGTGAGCTAGCGAGTTTAGCTAGCAACCCATTACCATCCTCGTCCAATTCAAATCTGCAGGTAACTAAGCAGCAGTTGGCAGCCTATCCCCATACCTGTTTGTGCGTATTAGTTTTTTCAATCTACACGAGATAAGTATATGTAGTCCCAAAGTTAGCACCGTCATGTATACGACTGTCTAGTGTCTACTGTAACCCAAGTTTATTTGTTGTTTCACTTCcgtacaaaaaaaaacgacATGACTACACAACTTCCGTGTGCCCAATATATAGTCTTAGCAATTCTATTGTACAGTAATATACTATCACAAGAGCTGGAACAAAACTGTTCTTCGCTTCTGACAATACTATATGTTTCACCATGCATGGAACTTTTTTGCAGCTACAAGATTCATTACAAAAGACCACATAGTTCACTTTCCAAAATAATCTTTCCAGCCATCTAAATAACACATATCCAACTCTGAAGTCCTCTACAGACTTAACCAGTTACATTTTCCTGATGCTCCCTCCGATAATCTCTGCTACTATATATGTACTCGCTAGTAGTTGAACTCTGGCCCTGATTTATTGATCAAATAATCGTCCGTTAACTTGGATGAACAACTCTGTTTTCCTGCAGCTTCAGCTTAATTACCAGGAGTTGGAATTGTTGTTCATACCACACCGGCCTCCATCGATCTCACCCCTCTTGCACTTCCAAGAAACAACCAAGTGACATTGATTTGATCGATACGCAGTAAAGCACTTTGCCCTGTTTCTATATCGATTTGCTTGTTCCTGGTGCCAATTCGGAAAAACCTTGCACTTGTAACTGTATTATGTATTTATTGTCTTCCTTTGGGTTCATTTCATTCTGTTAGCAAGCAGCTTAGTTAATGCTGGAGCTGGAAGGATGCATCTCGCTTGCATATGTACGGAAGCTTCATGTTGGCTGTCTAGCAATTTAATCTGTTTCTGTTCTCTGACGGTTATGatggataaaaaaattcagagcTCTGAAATCAAAGTGAATGATCCTTGACACCCACAGACATCCCAGATTCGCAGTACACCCTGTGTGGACAGGACACTGAAGGATGGCCTGGCGTGGTACTATAGCAAATGTGTGTTAATCGTCAAGCGAATGATTCTTCATTGTTGTTTATGATTCGCAATCCTTCCAGGAATTGGGTCGAATTCGGTGGTGGGGATTGCATTCCCCTTTCGTTTGGTGCATATTCAGACCTAAGACTAAGAGCATCGAAAAAGACCACCACCCAAAATAAAACCTACTAGCTGATAGAACACAGGACAATCCAATCCCCTCGCAAGGAAAGCAGGAAGAACGGGGGAAAGGGAGAACGTACGTACACGGAAGCGGGTGGAGACGTGTTTCCCCTGCTTGGGTCCAGCGTATTCTTCGATCGCTCCTTCTCTTCCTAACTCCGCCTGCTTCTGCTTATTCCGCCGCCTCTCTAGGAatcgccgcccgccgtcgccatggaagaagaagaagaatcgaGTTTTGGGCCGATTGGTTATGGGCCGGCCTAATTAATACCCGCGATCCGCCTAATAACAGGCCCACGGCGTCGATTTATATAGCTCTAAAAAAACTGACCTGATAAATATTCTGTCGTGTTGTTTTCGTCAGTTTGGGCAAACATGCATAGGCACTCAGTTTGAACAGATGGGCTATATATTCTCAACTTAGTACTgtaagtacggagtacatatAAATATAAAGTACAGAAAATACATGCGCATATTTCTCTCAATAAGGAAAAGGGATACAAATTTTCTTTGTGCGCCAATTTTCATTTCATCAAACTAGAGAGACTATACAGACTGACACTGTAGCCGTCCGACAACAAGGGTCTCATCAGTAGGGACGTGGTCGCCATTACAAGAGCGAATGCAGCTGCTGCGACGACATGTGTATGCTTTCAGCTGTTGCTTAATCAACCAAGCCGACGTGATGGATTGCCAAAGTCCGCCCATTTCCCTTCTGCCTTTCGAGATGTTCCACGGATAATCTTGTCCCAAAATCTTCAAAAGGAAGAAGGGCATTGAGTCATATTCTCCCATTGCGCGGGCTGGATCATGTATCTCTTGTAGCTATCTTGTCCGTTGGGCTGTTTGCAGGCACTTGTTTGCCTTTAAGAACTAACCTAACCAGAAGAAGAGCAGTTGGTATTTAGGCATAATTCCTGATGGTCGAGTTAGTTCTTGAAATTGCACTCCAGGGATAGCAAATGTAGCTGCTGAGCCGTAGTAGTAAACTTCACTTGGACATGTCCATTTCCGTATCAATGTGTCTTTCCTCCAGGGGTTGAGCTGATTGATCGGAATCTTGTGCCACACAGATGGGATGCAGGATTCTTTGATTTTGTCTTGTTGACTTGGCTTCATCATTTTCATTCAATTAATCTGGTTGCTGTCTTTGAAGCATCTGCAACCATTTGAGCTCTTCACTAGCATAGAGAACACCATACGCAGCTTGAAATATAAAACCCTGGTGCTGgacaaaataaatcaaacgTACTTGGCTAGTACGAAGATGAATTTCGTGCACATGCCTTAACCAGTTCCGTTAACTAGCTTCACTAAAAGGAATATATTACATAGAGAACACACTGGGTGACAAATCAACCAGAAAATACATCACAAATGCACAATGGACCAAGTGACCTTCACTAGCATCTTATAGTTGCCGCAAGTGATTTTCTCTTCATCATAGAAGTTGCGCCTTGGAGCAGCTGCAAAGGTCAACAGCAGCATTTCATCAACAGAGACACCGACTACGCGCTGAGCTGTTTGCAAAACTCCGTTGTCACCAGCAGTTAGAACATCACTCAATTTGCTATCATGTAACATAATGTCGCATGGAACGCCGGTAGTGCGAGCAAGGATTTTCCCATGGAAATGAACAGGCCCCTCAAGGATCCTGATCTCAACAGTGCCCTCCACCGCGTTCCTTCTAAATGTGTAGTTTAAATCCAATGTACTGTGCATGCTGACAAGTGTTTCCGTTTCAAGTCTATGTTTGGGCGGCAATGACAGTCTGAAGATGCCATCAACCACTATTAAGCCTTTGCTAAGCCTTTCATCCTTGACCTTTCAGCCATTCACATCTGTTACCTTCAGATCAATTTCAAAGAATATTGAATCGTATATCATCAGTCCTAGTCCTCTCTTCGGGCCAGTCAAAATCAACGAATCATTCTGCAGAAATTTGCATAGATAGATTCATGGTATTAGTTACATTTGAGTCACAAACAAGGCTTCCAAAATAGATAATTTTCCGGTGCACTTTACTGCTAAAATTATTTGCTGCAAGGCAATCGATTGGATTATTGGTGATCTTTCAAATCAACGTCATACAAAATAGATACCAGCCTGACAAACTAACATACTCATCGATCACGTTCATCATTCAGGTATATACTatacaaataaacaaataagGATATTGATTTACTATACTTGATAACCTTTTGGAGCAACATAAcattcacttgagtatagccTTGGTTAAATTATCATACTTGATTTAGAATCACGCAAAATTGCATAATGTATAGTGCACTGCCAACTACCTTAGTGTTACAACCTCCGTTAAGATGTTGTAGTTTTGTTCTAGTTTTATAGTAGAATATACTGATATCTACACTATCAAACAagtactatgaaaatatataccatgatagatttaataaaactaagttagagttatagatgttggtagatttttttataaacttcgTCTTATAGTTCGAagcagagggagtatgttttaaGATGTACCTATAAAAGGGTGTGCTGCCTACGAATAACAAACAACAATGAGTCATTCACTTGACGATTAACATGCATGTGCTAGTCCATTAATAATTTGCCAatgtaaagaaaataaatcaagatGTGCCAATTTATCAGATGACTGATACGTGAGGCAGAGAAAGCGACAATACAACAAATACACTAGTGGGGAATTATGTGTTTAGAATTGTATTGGATACTGTAAGAGACATATAAATTTTATGAAATACTTTTTAGAAAAGATATTTTTCATGTACATTTTGTTTACTGCTAAAATTATTCGCTGCAAGGCAAACAATTGAAGTATTGATgaacaaaatgaaaaaagataCCAGCACAACAAACTAATAGATCCGTCTATCAGGTTCATCATCCAAGTATATACTGTATTTCCAAGAAAAAACACTATGGAATGAGTGGTGTTCCTGCATAATTTCCCAGAACACAATATGAACAGTATATAGTAATAGCAATCTATTGATTTACTGCACTAGGCACGATACTTGCAGCAAAATAATATTCACTTCAGTATAGTCTTGGTTAAATTAATCATATTGGATTCAGAATCCCCAAAATTGCATAGTTCAGTGCCAACAACCTTGGTGTTAACGTTTAAGATGTTCCTATCAGAGGGTGTGTGTTGCCTAGGAATCACAAACAACAATGAAGATTTATTACTTGACGGTTAACATGCATTTGCATCTCATTACAAATTcgccaaaaataaataaatcaagatGTGGCAATAAATCAGATTACTGATATGAGAAACAGAGAAGCGCCAAGGCAGGAAATAAACCAGTGAGGAATTAATGTGTCAAGAAGTGTATAGGATATTTTAAGAGGCAAATGAAATTTATGATGTAGTTCTGTCTGCGGCCACGAGTAAACTAAAGAATATCACTAACCAAGTAGTTTCGCTTACAGAAAAGTATAAGCCATTCTCATTTAGCAATTGGGGAAAAAAGTAATACCTTTGAGCGGATGACCTGGCAATTGTCCTCGTCACGGTGGAATACATAGACACGTTGCCGATCCATACTATCCCTGGCTATGACGTTACCATAGACATTGAATGGGTAGCCATAGTCAGAGGAAACAATCTTGACTGACACAACATTTGCCAAGTTACACAACACGAAGCCCTCTCTGAAGATTCTATCCGTATTGTGCATTGCACCAAAAGTTGCTGTCAAAACAAAGGAAGAGTCACTTCAAGGCGcagaaaatatataaaatacACATTGGAATGGTCCATTGCAAACAGAAACAAGTGGACCTCTTTGATTGTTTcccaattttattttactacaaatTGCAATCAATGAATGAATCAAACGGCGTATGTATGAAAGAGAGCATAGAATGAGCTAGAAGAATTGTCATAGGTGTATCCATCAACATAGCAATAAAGCATCATAATTTGACCCTAGACATTGGGATATGCAAGACACTGGGTCATGAACATTGGCTGCAAAACCCCTTCCCCGTGGTGCCTTTCGGGGATTCGGATTCCATAGCATCGCGGGGCAGAGTCTAATCACCTACTAGTGTTTAtgtgaagaaacaaaaagaacaggATTCGGCTTCCAAAACATGGCTGCGCAGAGTCTAATCACCTACTAGTGTTTAtgtgaagaaacaaaaagaacaggATTCGGCTTCCAAAACATGGCTGCGCAGAGTCTAATCACCTACTAGTGTTTAtgtgaagaaacaaaaagaacaggATTCGGCTTCCAAAACATGGCTGCGCAGAGTCTAATCACCTACTAGTGTTTAtgtgaagaaacaaaaagaacaggATTCGGCTTCCAAAACATGGCTGCGCAGAGTCTAATCCCCTAGTACTAGTGTTTAcgtgaagaaacaaaaaatcaaaCTCCATTGTTTGGTGCAGCTTGAGTCAAATTAGGTGGTGGCAATTGATTACAGATCACCTAATGTCGAATCACAACATTGGGCTACAGTTGGGTGGTTGATCTAACAGGGCAATTCAACACATCGAATCCATAGGAAATCTGGAACGAacggggaaggggaggggggggggggggggggcgtacGTACACTCCGCGTCGAGGTCCAAGTTCCGGTGGCGGAAGCGGGTGAAGACGTGCTTCCCCTGCTTGGGGTCGTAGTCGCTGAACCTAGGGTCCAGAGGATTCTTCTTCACctccgcctgctgctgctcctcttccTGCTTCTGCTTCGTCCGCTACCGCGCATCCGCCCGCCTACTCCTCCCCTCTACCgccatggaggaaggagaaTCGCCGCCCGCCAtgggagaagatgaagaatcGAGCTAGGGCTCTTTGGGGGCTCCCAGAGATTATTTGATCGAGGACGGGGAAAGAGGGTGATATTATTAACACTTCGACCGCTTGGTTGTGGGCCCGCGGAAGAAAATTCGGCCCGAATCCGACCTCGATAAAGCAAAGGAGTGTAATGCAGTAGTACTCTACTCCTTGCCGTACTGTGATGGTGAAATTTTCACTGTTTAAACGGGGGGCCCTTTAAACGTGTGCAAGTTTAATTAAGTTAGTATCAAGATTAATTAGAATCAATCAATGAAAGAACACGCGGTTTTTCATTCTCAATTACTCTTACTTTTAACACGTTATCACGCATGTAGTTGTACCATCACATACATACCATCACAAAGCAAAGACAGAGAAGGGAAAATTGCCACAAGGCAAGGAATGTTGATATAGGATCTAGTCCCCATCTTCTGTATCCTCTTCCGACTACCTACGCCATGGACCACAAGGGACGCCAGCAAACTTACCGTAGACGTCGTGTCTCCATCGCCTTCTGCCCTATTCATGGCTTCAGCCCGTGCCCGACACGGGATGCTCCCGCTCTCCCATCTCCTCTGTCGGCTCCACCGGTGACGGCGCCAGCGAACGAGCCTTCACCACCGTCAGCCCCCACGCCGAGgttcgccgcctcctccacaaTCAGAAATTTACATCAAAAAACGCAATAGACCAAGTGACCTTCACTAGCATCTTATAGTTGCCGcaaatgattttcttttcatcatAGTAGTTGCGCCGTGGAGTAAACTCAACAGTAGTGACACCAACTGGAGCAGCCACAAAAGTCAACAACAGCATCTCATCCACAGATACACCGACTACGCGTCGAGCTGTCTGCAAAACTCCATTGTCACCAGCGGTTAGAACACCACTCAATTTGCTATCATGTAGCAAAATGTCACATGGAACGTTGGTAGCGCGTGCAAGGATATTCCCATGGAAATGAACAGGCCCTTCAAGGATCCTGATCTCAACAGTGCCCTCCACTGCGTTCCTTATAAATGTGTAGTTTAAATCCAATGTGCT
The Brachypodium distachyon strain Bd21 chromosome 2, Brachypodium_distachyon_v3.0, whole genome shotgun sequence genome window above contains:
- the LOC100844454 gene encoding disease resistance protein RPP13, translating into MDVAAGAMRPLLEKLGRLLVAEYSLEDRVKKGVKSLLAELEMMHAALRKVGDKPREELDDQVLIWADKVRELSYSMEDAVDTFMVRVEDDDGRERGPNNVKNRVKKFLKRTKKLFSRGKALHEISDAMDEARELAKELGDLRQRYMLDAQAKSTIDPRLKAVYRDVSELVGIEDGRDELIKMLTDGHEKQQVKTVSIVGFGGIGKTTLAKAVYDKIKGQFGRGAFVTVSRNPDIKRIFKKILHQLDRNKYAAIHEAVRDEGELIDELRMFLQDKRYLIVIDDIWDEEAWGIIKCAFSESGLGSTVITTTRNINVSKACSISGDDMIYQMKPLSEDDSKSLFYKRIFPQETGCPHELEQVSKNILKKCGGVPLAIITVASLLATSDEQIKPKYQWETLHNSIGRGLAEGGSVKDMQRILSFSYYDLPSHLKTCLLYLSIFPEDFEIMKDRLIWRWIAEGFVQGGKQETRLYELGESYFNELANRNLIQPVYDDHKVVACRVHDMVLDLICSMSSEENFVTILDGTQQSKHNLHSKVRRLSFQNSMSELTTHWVDVTSMSQLRSVTLFRTDVDLMQTALSCFQVLRVLDLEGCNFGKSGHKIDLKPIENLLHLRYLGLRVGGTCVGVLPVDIGKLKFLETLDLRSGSEEPLVVPSSVVQLRHLMCLHLYWKNTKIPTGMGNLASLEEVTGLWVDGSSAIEKELGQLQELRVLEIYVCVDDESVCSSLVASLGNLRKLQSLTIWNDGKSRFDVCWNSLVPPPYLSSIEFCYCTSTLPTWINSASLPLLSSLTLGVDRVCLEVDIQILGKLPALCDLKIFTTKAQCTRVERFIVGADAFPCLRECGFGYFQTGPSMFPRGAMPRLEILLFCARASHIASGELDVSMEHLPSLQRVRVILWREKAAGGTSDEFEEAKAALRLAADAHPNRPTLLIDHYHTPLESEEDEEEEHADSGVAAGPGQTEKAS